The genomic window ttttagagcaactttcatatagaaagttttcgcacgaaatacactgtttaacagtttgaaaagcgtaccacaaaaatattaatattaatcCAAGTCTtcttggagaaaagaacgggacctcAATGTTAAACTTTAGGGATTTTGTTTATCACTTCCGTTGTtaatatctaaaatatttttttaagaaacatttAGACCTAAAAAAACACTTTGGGTTATAACCCACAACAAAGACAAGCGTACTTCCAATGTCAGGGAATATTTAGTTCTTGTTCGGTTTGGAGGAAAACAAAGATTTGGATTTGTAAGGATTAATTCTTATAAGTACCATTTGGTTTGTAGGAATGTAAGTAtagaaaaatcaaagaaaattttcctttcCTATAAGttctagataaaaaaaacatagataaCTTTTAATCCACTCAAACATCTTGGAAAGTTCCTATATTGAAGTGGGcatatttctctatttttctatTCATATGGTTTGAAATTCTTTCAAACTGAATAAGCCCTAAAGTGCTTAGAagttttaaaacattttatactTGAAATATACCACCttcttcgttctaaaatatgaCAGTCCAAATATATAgacaaaattattatattttggaaccgaAGGGAGTAGTTGAAAATGCTAAAActatttccatttgaaaaaaaagaagtactaCATAAATCCCAATATAAGTACAGTCGTAGATTTTCATGTCCAACATTAAACcgttcttatttttaaaaaatatagttagtatttttattgctataatatgataaaacatgaacaatACTTTATTTGTGacaatttgttttaatttttttaaataagacagacggttaaatgttggacacgaaaactcacaACTGCACTTATATTGGGACGAATGTAGTTTTGCATATGCCTACTATAAGCTAGTACTATCTCATATTCCCTTCGTCAGAACAAGTTAATCTATTACTCTATATGACTACCtatttttagtatatatatatatatcacgtCTCGTACTCTGATATGGAGGTAGTACGTAGTAGCACAAATGCACAATCCAATCGCAAAGAAAAATgctgaagaatttttttttgtctccggCCCATGTGAGCACAAATCTCATTTCCCCTTTGCCTCCTAGGCCCGGCCCAAAAACGTTCCACCATTCTCGTGCACGGGGCACGGCGCGTCGCTTCGCTCCccggccatctcctcctcccacctcgcCTCTCCCCCCCGCGAAACTACCCCAaatctcccgcgccgccgccgccgccgccgccgcgcgcgagcgAAACCCAAACCAACTCGCCGGCAACGCAACGccggaagggaagggaaggcgGCGAGCGATGCCGCGGCTGATGCCGGAGGACGCGTCCCTGCTCCTGGACCACGTGGTCGGCGACCcctccgtccccgccgccgccgccaacgcggCGCTCGCGGCGCTCCCCTTCCCGTCCCGCCCCACCCCGCGCCTCATCAGGGcatccctcctccgccgcctcgccgccgacccggtctcccccgccgccctcgACTCGCTCCAgctcctcgcctccctcccctcctcctcttcccccgccgccgccgcccacctcgccgtcgcggccTACCTCGCAGTCTCCGCGCCCGacttcgacgccgccgcgggggcCCTCTTCGGGCgccccggcggccgcgcgcgccgcgcggtcGAGGAGGGTggggccgccgcgctcgcctccgacGAGGCCGATGCCGTGGCCGACCAGTTCGAGGCCGCGGTGGGGAATTCGTTCTCGCAGACCGTGCTGAGGGGGCTCTGGGGCGACcgggccgcggcggaggagcgggtgAGGGAGCTCCTCGCCGTCGAGTGGGCGGCGATTGGGCAGTCCCGgctggagatggcggcggagaggattGTTGGGGATGGCGCCATTGAGACATGGAGGGCCGCAGATGAGGTCACCCGAGCCAAGTATCGCTTGCTCGGTAAGAATCTTATCGCGGCATATATTTGTGGTAGCTTGGCGCGTAAAATAACAGAATTTGTCAGCAAATAGAGATACTAGTAGTGGCTTTTAGAGTTTATTAAACTGGATGAACAAAGAACAGTAGTGTTTTTTTTATCCCAGGAGTAGCAAGGAGATAGACCTTATCTTGAAGGAGTAGTAATTCAGATGGAACTGTTATTCTGTAAAAATATGTACATTGTGCATTTAGTAATCCTTGAAGTTTCGTGCAGCTTGTTAGGTCACAATTACATTGTATGGTTGAATTATTTAGATGTTGCGGTACAAATCAGTGAGTAGAAACATCCTAGTTTGGACCTTTGCCCGCTCTATATAGCCAGTAGAGTTTGATTCTTGCTTTGTGATTTACCTGTGCTTCATTTCATGGAAGTACCATACAGGGCTTCCTTCTGCTTCTGTTAATTGAAAATAGGAACTATGGGCAAGAATTTAGAGCTCATGTTCATTTAGGTCTATAAATCTGTGTTCAAAATGTTGCCTTTGGAACTGCTATATCCTCTTACTACTAGATTATTGTATACAGCAGGCCAAGCTATGCGATTTTAATCTCTCACATAATATCTGTTCTGGTTTGCAATTTTGCATACATCATTAGTGTGGGTACATTTTGCTTGAGCTGTTGTTATTTGGTGAGTAGTTGCTCCCCCTATGTTTTGGAATTTGTTTCTGCATGTCTTTGTCCATCAATCCTTTTGCTCGAGCAGTtagcttcaatttttttaaaacgttTTATGGCTTATTGTGCACATTGGAACCTTCAGCTGGGGAACAAAGAGCACGTGAAATTGAGGGCAAACTTGGAGAAACTATCCCTCAAGGAAATCAAATTTCGACACCAGAAGTTCATAAGGTGATGGACGCCCTTAAATCAAGCTGTGCTAACCTTCATAGTGTAGTAGAGGACCCACTTCCAGCTGCAAAGGCAGCAGCAGATGAGGTACTGGCTGCAAGGATGGATAAAGCAGTCGATCTAAATGCGGGAGAAGTTAGTAATCAGCCAACGGCTTGTGACATCGCTGGTCCAAGTGCTCCTGCGGACAATTTGGATGCTCCAAGGAAAGGCACAGCAGCTAGCCTTATGGATTGGAATCCAACAGCAAGGACGTTTCAGGTGAGCTTTCTTCATGTATTTGTCATTATTTGCCTTTTTGAGAATGGTCCATGTTTCACTCTTTTTGATTGATTTTGTGATAATTGTTGCGCATCTTGATTACCCCTTTTTACTAGAAAGTATACTCAGTGTCCTTCAATGCCACAATTCATAACACCCATGGTTTTCTGAATATAAACTGTTCTCGATGTCTCTGCTTTTAAGCCTTTTGTTTTTCTGCTTTGTGATAGTCTGGAGGACTCGTGCTTTCTTGTAGAAGCTGCTTTATAACAAACATGTAGGATCTGGAATTTATTCATCCTACATTGCATGCATGAGTACTGAAATTAGATTGATGAATCCTTTAGATCCTTAATATACTTTTCTAGAATATAGTGTTTCTGGTTTCTCCATGGAGACAAGACTAGCCGATTGCATATCAAGAagtaaaatttattataaattagAATTAACATCGACTTAGTGTGGTAGACATTATAAAGCTTTCTGTTAGTATGTAGATAGCTTTGTAGCATAACTCAAAAGCATTAGATTTTGGACATGTTGCTCAAAAGGCGCTTGTTTGCAGTGGGAGGACTCACCTGATCCTGACGGTTCACGTTCACCGATACATAGACCGCAGTTGCCTAGCCCAAGGAGAACAACATTTTCTCCTCTGCAACCGGCAGATAACAAAGCGAAGCGTAGAAAGGCAAGGAAGTGGTGCGCGTTAGAAGAGGAAACATTAAGAAAGGGTGTCGAACAGTATGTTCTTTTTGTCTTGCTGTTGTAATCTGTTGTTAGTTTGGTATAACTTTCTTGTTCTACGTATTGCCGTTTGGATTGCCTCTATACACACAATATCTGCAACTGTTATATTGTGCTAACCATTTCTATGCGcgtggtttttcttttcatgtgaaGGTATGGTAACGGCAATTGGAAAGATATTTTAACCAACAATCCTGATGTTTTTATTGGTCGAAAAGCGGTGAGCATCTGGATATCAGTATATCATATTAAGTCcctttttttaaatgtttttttcaTAAAGTAATTGCCTGTTGTATCTTGTAGATGGACTTGAAAGATAAGTGGAGAAACATGATGAGGTAGGGATCAATGACAAGGCACCAGAGAGAGTTCTCTTTCATTCTAGCTGAAGAACCTTTAAGAAGCCCTAGGGCATATAATTCTGGTGGTTCGATACGCTGAAGCACCAAGCCCTTCTACTGCTGAAGACTGAGGAGCAGTTGGGTTTGATGCATTTCTTTTTGTGCTCCACCGACATATCCCCAGTAGATTCGGGCGAGAATTCGTCAGATTAGTACCAGATGCTTACAAGTCATGGTTTTAAGCCCCCCTTGTAATTTGGAACAGATTCTGAATTTCTGGTGCTGTATGTATTCATTCAGTGAGAATCTGTATCCAGCTTTTGCTGTCTATATTATCCCTACTGtcgtaattaatcatcaatgcTCGCTTGTTCATTTTGCCACTACCAGAATGCTAAACCTGGTACATTGACCATGCTGGTTGTGAAGGTTCATAAACAAAGGTGATTAGGTGAAGCATTTCTTTTCGTAATCTCATGCCACTAGAAATTAGAGAcgagtatactccctccgtttcatataaatcattttgactttttttctaatttatttttttttagttttgaccAAACTTGTAGAAAAACATATTAACAATTCCAACACAACacaaacatactatcaaaatatattcaaattatatttaatgaaactaacttGGTGTTGCAGATGTTACtgaattttttataaacttggtcaaaatttaagaagtttggttaaaaaaaaacggAGCAGTAGCACAGTGTTGTATGCAGATAGGGTTAAGCGAGACGGGCCTTCGGCCCACATGCTACATGGGCCATGGGCCTCAAGCAATTCGGCCCAGAAGAATCCCTCGCCGCGGCATCCTCTCCCCACGGCAGTGGCCGTGGCTCAGTAGGCCGCCGCTttcttctccaccaccgccggagacgccatgccgccgccgccgtcttccctgCCTCCCCGCGTCCTCCCCAACCTTGTCTCATGCTCCAGGAGAGCCGTGACATCGGCCGCCACCGCAGCAGCCGCAGCCTACtcgacagccgccgccgcggggggcggcggcggcggcggccgccctctCCGCTACGCCGTCCTCGGCGCCGGGTTCGCGGGGCTCTCCGTCGCTTGGCACCTCCTCAAggtcctcctcccttctcctaTCCTCATCCTCTGCTTCAGACGAGTTACCTGCCACTGGAATCACCTCCTGAGCCGACGCCTTCGAAAATTTCTGATTGATTCCAGCATAGCCCCAAGGGTTCCCGCGTGCGCGTCGACATCTACGACGAGAGCGGCATCGGCGGTGGCGCATCGGGCGTTTCCGGGGGGCTTCTCCACCCGTACTCACCTAAAGGTCTCCCATCTCCATCACCTGAAGCATTGCAAATTATGATTTCACCAACTTATTATGCAACTACCAGTTGAGCCATTTAGTTCCAGCTTATAATTAGTGTGAATGCGTGATGCGCAAATCGAATTCTCGTTAACCGCAGTGAAGCTTCTATGGAAGGGTGCTGAATTCTGGAAAGAGTGTATGGATCTGCTGCGTTGCGCGGAGCAAGCGAATGGAGCCGCTGGGGCAGATGGAGCTAGCCAAGATGAGACCCTTATCTGGAGAAGGCAATTCCTTGTTCTTTGTAGATAGACTTGTTATGGATTTACTTATTGCTTCTGTTTGGCATGTCTTTTGTGGGCTGCTGTATTTGTGTGTGCACATTATGAGAAGTGGTTTAACTGAACTGAGCAGGGGAATTATACGGCCGCCTACAAGCGAGAAAACTGCTGACATATTGCTGGAGGTACTGCTGAATTAAGATTGTGCTGATATGCTCAGGTGCTTCCTTTTTTGTTTCTGGTGTACGATCTTGACTGCTTCGACCTATCCAAGTTAGAATGCTCAGAGTTCCCTCCAGAGTTGCAGCCTTCAAGTTCTTGATTCAGACGAGGCACAGTGTCTGATCCCTGGGTTATGTGTTCCGTTGAACTTTGCAGTTTACATGCCATTAGCGCTGAACATCAACCCTAAGAAATATTTACAGGTGGTGTGCTCCTTCACGCTGTCTCGTTGTCAATGATTTGTCATCTATTCTTGATACCCATTCTTGGGGGCTCTGCAGGCTTTGTTCTTCGCATGCCAAAATATGTCTGATGAAGCATCATTATCATCCAGCGAACAGAAAGAGTGCAAGCTGTACAACGAACACGTCAATGATCTACAGCAATTGGCAGGTAAATTCTCGCTCAATCACCTGATTGAGCAAGGACAAACATGGACCTTGTTATACCATGCTTTCAATTTTGGCTTTTCCATTAACATTAAACTGAATAAAGTGCACACAGTGTCCACTCCTGAAGCAAAAGCAAAGATTTGTTCTTGTCAATTTACAATTGTTAATTTCAGAGACCTCTGTTAAGAAAAATGTTAAAATGCAACACTTGTATGGTTCACTGAAGCTGCTTCAGTATGGACTTCTACTAACCTAAAGATCCTATCAAACATCTGCAGGTGATTATGATTCAGTAATTATCTGCCTTGGTGCCAGAGCTAGCTCACTTCCAGAACTCACAAATAAGCTACCTCTTAGAACATGCCGAGGAGTTATAGCTGAATTCCAGTTGCCATCAGATACAATGTAAGGGAAATTCTTTGTGTTTAAGAATTGAACTTAAGTCATTACAGCATCAACTGGGATTATCTAATTGGTGTGTTTCATTCCTGCAGAGAAACATATGGCAGTCAAAGTCCTTCAATCTTATCTGATGCTTGGCTGTCATTCCAAGGTCCTCGTACCGTTTCCATTGGGTCGACTTGGCAGTGGAAGTCAGAAAACTATTCTTCATCTGTATCTGATGATGAAGCTCTCAATGCAATGGAAGAGCTGCTCCCAAAAGCCTCTGCTGTTTATCCAGGAATAACTAAATGGAAATTTGTACAAGCAAGGGCTGGGATAAGAGCAATGCCTCCACTGACAGCCAACGGATCATTGCCGCTGTTGGGTTGTTTGAATGATGTGATAGGCAAGAGGAGCAACTGTAGTTTTTGGCTAGTTGGTGGCCTTGGTGCCAGGGGTCTTCTGTTCCATGGTTTGGCTGGAAAGCTTACTGCCAAGGCTGTAATTTCCTGCGACGAAAACCTAATACCTCCTGAATTCACTTGCTGGAAAGAACCTTAGAACTTCAAATGAGCAAAGGAACTTGGAGGATGGTGGTAGTCGAACTGATCCTTAAGTGCTATCCTGTTCCTGTTTTGGAATGTCAGATAAAGTGCTACAGCATATCGAAATATGAAGCTAATCTGGGTCAATCCACATGGCATGAGCTATAACGTAGGAAACAAAGAATTCAGTGGAGTAGCGATGCCTTCCGTAGGAGTTCCAGTGAGCGTCTCAAATGCCTGGATATCTTCAGACGCCATCTCCCAATTAGCAGCTTATCTCTCATTCCAGGAAACATAGTTCAGGCCTACTAATCTTCTCCTGACATCTTAGATTTTTAGTACTGTAGTTGAATACTAGTATTTGAATGTTGTGACTTCGTCGTTATTTTTCCGGCCATCAATTTGTACTCTTACAAAGTATTCGAATCATCTCTTCTGTAAACTTCAGGGAAtgaagggcctgttcactttaaaGCCATTTTcaaacttaccaaattttggtaaagttactaaaaaagtggctacatttagtttgctaccaaattttggtaactatataagaaatcctaccaaaattttggcaactatgtcaaaattttggcaaatttggtaaggtttttttttggcatcaaagtgaacaggcccgaaGTTGTGAGTTTTGCATGTAACATATTGCCCATGTCTCAAACTCTGTTCATTTTCAATAAACCCTGTATTTTTTTAGTCGATGAAGCCATGAAGTCACATTGTTGGTaagatatactacctccgttttttaatagatgacgccgttgactttttttcacatgtttgaccattcgtctattcaaaaaatttacgtaattataatttattttgttatgagttgttttatcactcatagtactttaagtgtgatttatatcttatacatttgtataaaatttttgaataagatgaatggtcaaacatgtgaaaaaaagtcaacggcgttatctattaaaaaacagagggagtatatctacACAATTTGCAAATTTCAACTGAACACTTGTATATAGGGTATATATAGACATGCACAAATATACACAGTTGACAAGATATATGTACTGAAAAACTGAACAGATGAAATATGTATATACCAGCAGATggactgaatttttttttgtttttctcacaAGCTCATTCCCGCTCAAAACCACGCAAACACGAGACGTACGCTTACGGCAACATGAACAAGCTCTCCGGCCACCGGCGTTCAGCTTCACCACCGAGTCGATCTGCAATGCATGCAACAGCCGCCGGCTcagtcgtcgtcttctccgtctccggccagccggccggccggcgactgtccggccggccggaggagaGGATGCATGGGTTAAGGTTTTCGAAGGGTTTGCCTATATACCTTGCGACCTCGGCGCGCTTGGCGGCCTGCTCGGAGAGCTCCTCCttaccggcggcgaggaggtcggagacggcggcggttgcggcggcggggctgggtgagctcctcctccttgtgTCGTGAACGCCGTGTGCGCGAGACAAACACCCAGGATTCCCTCACTGGAGACGACGCACGCCACACACAACCATCATCATCAATAGCGTTCACAACAATCATGGCGAAAACTACAGGAAACGATAGGGAAACTCTTTAATCACCCGGTGGACATCTTGCACGTCttctaaatagttatgaaaatttttttaaaaaaacatgatagatcaatatgtaatatatcacttcataaacatgcaatttaaaattcaacttttacaagttgtaacaaaaataacaaatacaactTAAATTAGTATACACATATTTGCCGttcaatttgttatttttgttacaacttgtagatgttgaatttgaacttgcatgtatGTGGAGTGATATACTACATATAGAtatatcttgtcaatttttttgaattttttcataatcatttagttGATATATAATAAATGAGTGGACATCCACTCAAGTAATTAGAATCTATCTATGAAACAATATTCATTCCTTCAGGAAAGGTCCTCTCGTTTTTTTCGCGTCGCTTAAAAAGTTAGCAaagattcttttaaaaaaatcagctagatagatcaatatgtgacaTGTCACTTCATAAAATGTATGTTCTAATTCAACTTACATAactagaagaagaaaaaatagagtaaatttcataaaatcacGGGTAATTTTtgtcaaattattataaaactatatatttaatatgaTGCATCACATTACCACTAAAATTATTACACTACTAAAGATTTAAGGTGAAATATtgtaaaactacagattttagcAAAAAAGTTATCATAAACTacaaatgtactccctccgtttcacaacgtaagactttctaacattgcccatatacatatagacgttaatgaatctagacatatgtat from Oryza glaberrima chromosome 6, OglaRS2, whole genome shotgun sequence includes these protein-coding regions:
- the LOC127776185 gene encoding uncharacterized protein LOC127776185; this translates as MPRLMPEDASLLLDHVVGDPSVPAAAANAALAALPFPSRPTPRLIRASLLRRLAADPVSPAALDSLQLLASLPSSSSPAAAAHLAVAAYLAVSAPDFDAAAGALFGRPGGRARRAVEEGGAAALASDEADAVADQFEAAVGNSFSQTVLRGLWGDRAAAEERVRELLAVEWAAIGQSRLEMAAERIVGDGAIETWRAADEVTRAKYRLLAGEQRAREIEGKLGETIPQGNQISTPEVHKVMDALKSSCANLHSVVEDPLPAAKAAADEVLAARMDKAVDLNAGEVSNQPTACDIAGPSAPADNLDAPRKGTAASLMDWNPTARTFQWEDSPDPDGSRSPIHRPQLPSPRRTTFSPLQPADNKAKRRKARKWCALEEETLRKGVEQYGNGNWKDILTNNPDVFIGRKAMDLKDKWRNMMR
- the LOC127775636 gene encoding uncharacterized protein LOC127775636 — its product is MPPPPSSLPPRVLPNLVSCSRRAVTSAATAAAAAYSTAAAAGGGGGGGRPLRYAVLGAGFAGLSVAWHLLKHSPKGSRVRVDIYDESGIGGGASGVSGGLLHPYSPKVKLLWKGAEFWKECMDLLRCAEQANGAAGADGASQDETLIWRRGIIRPPTSEKTADILLENAQSSLQSCSLQVLDSDEAQCLIPGLCVPLNFAVYMPLALNINPKKYLQALFFACQNMSDEASLSSSEQKECKLYNEHVNDLQQLAGDYDSVIICLGARASSLPELTNKLPLRTCRGVIAEFQLPSDTIETYGSQSPSILSDAWLSFQGPRTVSIGSTWQWKSENYSSSVSDDEALNAMEELLPKASAVYPGITKWKFVQARAGIRAMPPLTANGSLPLLGCLNDVIGKRSNCSFWLVGGLGARGLLFHGLAGKLTAKAVISCDENLIPPEFTCWKEP